Proteins found in one Ignavibacteriota bacterium genomic segment:
- a CDS encoding AAA family ATPase, whose amino-acid sequence MNINQQQNTSMKGKAITFYSYKGGVGRSMALVNIACLMVQQKKKVLLIDWDLEAPGLHSYFLDVVKKDDLGLLDFITDLMNFPQSESENSEGGYIDFLSGNIHKYIQKDVPIAKSEFRLDIMKAGKFDDEYTTRLTAINWMEFYRKSPSFFRTFAQYLETEYDYILIDSRTGLSDTGGICTMLMPQILVLVFALSNQNINGVLDVAQQSIPYRFESHDDRELTILPLPSRIDNQNYIALKDWIEKYTEKFQSLMKSSYMLDECKLVNYFNIAKIPYKPEHAYGENIPVLTEDTNNDLFISYHYAQFYRLVENEQPIWEILSPQEIEKNRKLATSHILKGYEYDRESNYASAAVEFEKAAELDMTNNSAFISWGNSLARLAQTKTGNEADSLYFESIEKYQKSLSIKPDFHEAYANWGLVLVYLAQTKTGNEAEVLQKEAFEKYQKALELGGECYNLACWYAAKEIKKEAFFHLELSLQKRRITATYVKDDQDWKNYLQDDDFINLLNKYTKEK is encoded by the coding sequence ATGAATATTAACCAACAACAGAATACAAGTATGAAGGGCAAAGCGATTACGTTTTACTCGTACAAAGGTGGAGTTGGGAGAAGTATGGCATTAGTAAATATTGCATGCCTTATGGTACAACAAAAAAAGAAAGTATTACTCATAGATTGGGATTTGGAAGCGCCCGGTCTTCATTCTTATTTTCTTGATGTTGTGAAAAAGGACGACCTGGGTTTACTGGATTTCATAACTGACTTAATGAACTTTCCTCAAAGTGAATCAGAAAACAGTGAAGGAGGATATATTGATTTCTTATCAGGAAATATACACAAGTACATACAAAAAGATGTTCCAATTGCTAAGAGCGAATTCCGATTAGATATAATGAAGGCTGGCAAATTTGATGATGAATATACCACCCGACTTACGGCAATAAATTGGATGGAATTTTATAGAAAATCACCATCGTTCTTTAGAACATTCGCTCAGTACCTTGAGACGGAATACGATTATATTTTAATTGACTCTCGAACAGGATTGTCCGATACCGGTGGGATATGTACGATGTTAATGCCTCAAATATTAGTATTAGTGTTTGCATTAAGTAATCAAAATATAAACGGTGTTCTCGATGTAGCACAACAAAGTATACCTTATCGCTTCGAATCTCATGACGATAGAGAGTTAACTATTTTACCTTTACCCTCGAGAATAGACAACCAGAATTATATTGCATTGAAAGATTGGATAGAGAAATACACCGAAAAGTTTCAATCGTTAATGAAAAGTTCATACATGCTTGACGAATGTAAGTTGGTTAACTATTTCAATATTGCCAAAATACCGTATAAGCCTGAACATGCCTATGGAGAAAATATTCCGGTGCTAACCGAGGACACGAATAATGATTTATTTATATCCTATCATTATGCACAATTTTATAGACTTGTTGAAAATGAACAACCTATCTGGGAAATATTATCACCTCAGGAAATAGAAAAAAATAGAAAACTTGCCACTTCACATATATTGAAAGGATATGAATATGACCGCGAATCCAATTATGCCTCGGCTGCAGTAGAATTTGAGAAAGCAGCTGAATTAGATATGACAAACAATAGTGCTTTTATCAGTTGGGGTAATTCTTTGGCACGTTTAGCACAGACAAAGACGGGGAACGAAGCAGACTCATTATATTTTGAATCAATAGAAAAATACCAAAAGAGTCTATCCATTAAACCGGATTTCCATGAAGCATATGCAAACTGGGGTTTAGTTTTAGTTTATTTAGCCCAGACAAAAACCGGGAATGAAGCAGAAGTATTGCAAAAAGAGGCATTTGAAAAATACCAAAAGGCTTTGGAATTAGGTGGAGAGTGCTATAATTTAGCTTGTTGGTATGCAGCAAAAGAAATCAAAAAGGAAGCTTTCTTTCATTTAGAGCTAAGTTTACAAAAGAGAAGAATAACGGCTACTTATGTGAAGGATGATCAAGATTGGAAGAATTATCTTCAGGATGATGACTTCATTAATCTGTTGAATAAGTACACAAAAGAAAAATAA
- a CDS encoding Lrp/AsnC family transcriptional regulator: MVLDEIDIKLLDSLQQNGRIKRNELAESVGLSLPSVSERLLKLENAGIIEGYYTKLDAKKLGKDITAFIFVSVDSSKHYQSFLDHAAHVDEIIECHAVTGEGSHIIKIRTENTSTLEKLLSKIQAWQGVIGTKTHLVLSSSKETTRIKVK, translated from the coding sequence ATGGTTTTAGATGAGATAGACATCAAACTCTTGGATTCGCTCCAACAAAACGGCAGAATCAAGCGAAACGAACTTGCAGAGTCAGTTGGGCTTTCTCTCCCTTCAGTCAGCGAACGGTTACTGAAATTAGAAAATGCCGGCATCATCGAAGGATACTACACAAAACTCGATGCGAAGAAACTCGGTAAAGACATCACCGCCTTCATCTTCGTCTCGGTTGATTCATCCAAACACTACCAATCCTTCCTCGACCACGCCGCGCACGTTGATGAAATCATCGAGTGTCATGCGGTAACAGGAGAGGGTTCGCACATCATCAAAATCAGAACAGAAAACACTTCCACGCTCGAAAAACTTCTCAGCAAAATTCAGGCATGGCAAGGAGTCATCGGAACAAAAACACATTTGGTCTTATCATCATCAAAAGAAACAACGCGTATAAAGGTGAAATAA